The following proteins are co-located in the Tardibacter chloracetimidivorans genome:
- a CDS encoding TonB-dependent receptor → MKKLALRHSVAVVALVGGAFPFSSAMAQTVAGPDQVRAESTADQGIGEIVVTAQKRAQNLSDVGITIAVASGEQLQTAGVVDVGQLAAVVPSFTASTSSLGSPVFSLRGINFNSFQRSAPPAVATYIDEAPLPYPQMTQAMLLDIERLEVLKGPQGTLFGQNATAGSINAIAAKPTSVLSAGFQVDVDNWGQTTLQGFVSGPISDTLRARVAAGTTQFGGWQKGYFLNNQKNGDQNKGSARLLLDWEPTDRLKISTNFNASFDRSEQLQPQIVDITLANPAAPSPNLLLYRDHPARRARDADFDLGLDTRAKNHMYQAVLRVDYDITDDLTFTSLTNYIDWSSRTPFDNDGSASLQQVSTQISEIKTFTQEVRLTGKIPSANINYVLGASYANDDIVEGADQVYYAYSGFPPNSPARWIYDLGQRASAVFANLDYEIAPGLTLTGGARYTETRQKINGCTFDRGGGGIAGTAGFLAQIGADVFYGPGVRNVASAYLPGGCATIDDTGASPTFLPSFTDQSQKEHNVSWRAGVNYKVAPDNLLYALVSRGYKAGTYPVIINFFQSGVKGVKQEELTSYEVGAKLSFLDRRVQFNLSGFYYDYKNKQFFSYQPVFAGLTTATLLNIPKSKVKGIDAELITRLTPELTVRGAITYIDTKVGRFNGFDFTGARFDFTGSEFNFAPPVAATADAEYRTGIGGDLEGFVGGSLTYNARTFADLGEPDRFKVPAYTLLDARIGIESSHGWRVSVWGRNLTNEYYWNSVNSGGDESNRVAGAPRTFGASFGYRF, encoded by the coding sequence ATGAAAAAGCTCGCTTTGAGGCATTCAGTTGCCGTCGTAGCGCTCGTGGGGGGCGCGTTTCCTTTTTCATCGGCCATGGCGCAAACCGTCGCTGGGCCGGATCAGGTGCGCGCCGAGTCAACGGCAGACCAGGGTATCGGTGAGATTGTCGTTACGGCGCAGAAGCGCGCTCAGAATCTGAGCGATGTCGGCATCACGATCGCAGTTGCGTCGGGTGAACAGCTCCAGACGGCGGGCGTGGTGGATGTCGGCCAGCTGGCAGCCGTCGTGCCAAGCTTCACGGCTTCTACATCATCTCTGGGATCGCCGGTATTCTCGCTACGCGGTATCAACTTCAACTCGTTTCAGCGCTCCGCGCCGCCGGCGGTGGCGACATATATCGACGAAGCGCCGCTGCCCTATCCGCAGATGACCCAAGCGATGTTGCTGGATATCGAGCGGCTGGAGGTGCTCAAAGGTCCGCAGGGCACTCTCTTCGGCCAAAACGCGACGGCTGGTTCCATCAACGCTATCGCAGCCAAGCCGACGTCGGTGCTTTCGGCCGGCTTCCAGGTGGACGTCGACAATTGGGGGCAGACGACGCTGCAGGGTTTTGTCAGCGGTCCGATCTCCGATACGCTCCGCGCCCGAGTCGCGGCCGGAACCACGCAGTTTGGTGGGTGGCAGAAGGGATATTTCCTCAATAACCAGAAGAACGGCGATCAAAACAAGGGTTCGGCCCGCCTGCTGCTTGATTGGGAGCCGACGGACCGGCTAAAAATCTCGACCAACTTCAACGCGAGTTTCGACCGCAGCGAGCAGCTCCAGCCGCAGATCGTCGATATAACGCTGGCAAATCCGGCTGCGCCTAGTCCCAATCTTCTGCTCTACCGCGATCATCCGGCGCGCCGGGCTCGCGATGCCGATTTCGATCTCGGTCTCGATACCCGTGCGAAAAATCACATGTATCAGGCCGTCCTGCGGGTTGACTACGATATCACGGACGACCTGACGTTTACGTCGCTGACGAACTACATCGACTGGAGCAGCCGGACGCCGTTCGACAATGACGGCTCCGCGTCGCTACAGCAGGTCAGCACGCAGATTTCCGAGATCAAGACGTTTACCCAGGAGGTGCGTCTCACCGGAAAGATTCCATCCGCGAATATCAACTATGTCCTAGGCGCGAGCTATGCGAACGATGATATCGTGGAAGGGGCCGATCAGGTCTACTATGCATATTCCGGCTTCCCGCCCAACTCACCGGCCCGCTGGATCTACGACCTTGGCCAGCGTGCGTCTGCTGTGTTCGCTAATCTCGACTACGAGATCGCACCGGGGCTAACGCTTACCGGCGGCGCGCGCTATACCGAGACAAGGCAGAAGATCAACGGCTGTACCTTCGATAGGGGGGGCGGAGGCATTGCCGGCACGGCCGGCTTCCTCGCGCAGATCGGTGCCGACGTCTTCTACGGACCCGGCGTGCGGAATGTCGCAAGTGCCTATCTGCCCGGCGGCTGTGCCACCATCGATGACACCGGGGCATCGCCGACGTTCTTGCCATCGTTCACAGACCAATCCCAGAAGGAGCACAACGTTTCCTGGCGGGCAGGCGTGAACTACAAGGTCGCTCCCGACAATCTGCTCTACGCCTTGGTCAGCAGAGGTTACAAGGCCGGTACCTACCCGGTCATCATCAATTTCTTCCAATCGGGCGTGAAAGGCGTCAAACAGGAGGAGCTTACCTCCTATGAAGTCGGTGCAAAGCTGTCTTTCCTCGATCGTCGAGTGCAGTTCAATCTGTCCGGTTTCTATTATGACTACAAGAACAAGCAGTTCTTCTCCTATCAGCCGGTGTTCGCGGGGCTGACGACTGCGACGTTGCTCAACATTCCCAAATCGAAGGTCAAAGGCATCGACGCCGAGCTTATCACCCGGCTCACACCGGAACTGACGGTCCGAGGCGCGATCACCTATATTGATACGAAGGTCGGGAGGTTTAACGGCTTCGACTTCACCGGGGCGAGGTTCGACTTCACGGGAAGTGAGTTCAACTTCGCTCCCCCAGTCGCAGCAACCGCGGATGCGGAGTATCGCACCGGTATCGGCGGCGATCTTGAGGGATTTGTCGGCGGTAGCTTGACCTACAATGCTCGGACCTTCGCCGACCTTGGGGAACCTGATCGGTTCAAAGTGCCGGCCTACACTCTGCTGGACGCCCGGATCGGCATCGAGTCCAGTCATGGCTGGCGGGTAAGCGTGTGGGGACGGAACCTGACCAATGAATATTACTGGAACTCGGTGAACTCGGGCGGCGACGAGTCGAACCGGGTTGCCGGAGCGCCCCGTACCTTCGGCGCCAGCTTCGGTTACCGTTTCTAG
- a CDS encoding SDR family NAD(P)-dependent oxidoreductase, translating into MASFQGRVAIVTGAAQGIGKAVASRFVADGAKVMCVDLKESVLGVAEQLGENARAIVADVADDIQVNGFVTAAFDHWQRLDVLCNNAGTDGHTAPVPDCSAPDFDYLMGVNLRSVFLGMKYAIPLMIEGGGGSIVNISSIAGLIGLPGQSLYGASKHGIIGLTRAAALEQGPFGIRVNAVCPGAVLTPLSADFMAKGGSDVAKWAAMHALRRFAEPEEIAAAVAFLASDEASFITGTAIPVDGGFTAQ; encoded by the coding sequence ATGGCATCGTTTCAAGGACGCGTAGCAATCGTCACTGGCGCTGCGCAGGGTATCGGAAAAGCGGTGGCGAGCCGCTTCGTCGCTGACGGTGCCAAGGTCATGTGCGTCGACCTGAAAGAGTCCGTGCTCGGCGTCGCTGAGCAATTGGGTGAGAATGCACGCGCTATCGTTGCCGATGTTGCCGACGATATCCAAGTGAACGGCTTCGTAACCGCGGCATTCGACCATTGGCAGCGATTAGATGTCCTGTGCAACAATGCTGGGACGGATGGTCACACCGCTCCTGTGCCGGATTGTTCGGCGCCGGATTTCGACTATCTGATGGGGGTAAACCTGCGAAGCGTCTTCCTTGGGATGAAGTATGCTATACCCCTGATGATCGAGGGCGGTGGCGGTTCGATTGTCAATATATCTTCGATTGCGGGCCTCATCGGATTGCCGGGCCAGAGCCTTTACGGTGCTTCAAAGCACGGCATAATCGGGCTCACACGGGCTGCGGCGCTCGAGCAAGGGCCTTTCGGCATCAGGGTGAACGCGGTTTGTCCCGGCGCGGTCCTGACTCCGCTGAGCGCCGACTTCATGGCCAAGGGTGGGAGCGACGTTGCCAAATGGGCGGCGATGCATGCCCTCCGCCGGTTCGCAGAGCCCGAAGAGATCGCTGCGGCTGTAGCTTTTCTGGCGAGTGATGAAGCGTCCTTCATTACCGGAACGGCAATTCCGGTGGACGGGGGCTTCACTGCTCAGTAG